The proteins below come from a single Falco rusticolus isolate bFalRus1 chromosome 8, bFalRus1.pri, whole genome shotgun sequence genomic window:
- the RNF25 gene encoding E3 ubiquitin-protein ligase RNF25 isoform X2 codes for MAAAGEEEETTDWALPPEVEVLESIYLEELRVTRGHDRWEPWEISITLHPATAQDQDSQYVRFTLVLSVPPQYPDKAPEISIRNPRGLSDEQIQKISQTLISIAEARLGTEVLYELIEKGKEILTDNNIPHGQCVICLYGFQEREAFTKTKCYHYFHSHCLARYAQHMEEEILMQQEERDQHLVPSPKQEVGVQCPVCRETLVYDLCALKAAPPPQHPLEPYRPDAKTLQHQEELRLIFKKQQEKGGIIDPEAERNRYFISLQPPAAVDPGQAATASEMPVSASAVNVPQLPSQASATEPAGVLETRAEPRRPERPSVPRQQQSKREKHRGERPAPRGQGRQSCSGLQEPAEEACHPLHGSRGARGFSQRPERRLGGRHSQEFPKPHNRSRAAALAERKELCPEDPSPVTEAADLKAEHRDVERWSPEEGAEAQGREMENLAFNRSEHRAAPSWQGHHRPWDCGRWERSRVQERGSYPRAPRGRGAFRPSGQREAHLLEKESGS; via the exons ATGGCGGCGGCcggtgaggaggaggagacgACGGACTG GGCGCTGCCGCCGGAGGTGGAGGTGCTGGAGTCCATCTACCTGGAGGAGCTGCGGGTGACGCGGGGCCACGACAG GTGGGAGCCCTGGGAGATCAGCATCACCCTGCACCCCGCCACGGCCCAGGACCAGGACTCCCAGTATGTCCGCTTCACTCTGGTGCTGTCTGTGCCCCCCCAG TATCCCGATAAAGCTCCAGAAATCTCAATCAGAAACCCGCGGGGGCTGTCAGATGAGCAAATTCAAAA GATCTCCCAGACTCTTATAAGCATTGCTGAAGCCAGGCTGGGAACAGAAGTGCTCTACGAACTGATCGAG aaggggaaggagatTCTCACTGACAATAACATTCCTCATGGCCAGTGTGTGATCTGCCTCTATGGATTCCAG GAAAGAGAAGCCTTCACCAAGACCAAGTGCTACCACTACTTCCACTCTCACTGCCTGGCCCGCTATGCCCAGCACATGGAGGAGGAGATCCTcatgcagcaggaggagagagacCAGCACCTGGTGCCATCCCCCAAACAG GAAGTCGGTGTGCAGTGCCCTGTCTGCCGGGAGACCCTGGTCTACGATCTCTGTGCTCTGAAGGCGGCACCACCCCCGCAGCACCCGCTG GAGCCATACAGGCCAGATGCCAAGACACTGCAGCACCAGGAGGAACTACGCTTAATTTtcaagaaacagcaagagaaagggGGCATCATTGACCCTGAAGCAGAGAGGAACCGTTACTTCATCAGCCTCCAG cctccagctgctgttgatCCAGGCCAAGCAGCCACTGCCTCTGAAATGCCGGTGAGCGCAAGTGCTGTGAACGTGCCCCAGCTGCCCAGTCAAGCCTCAGCTACAGAGCCAGCCGGGGTGCTGGAGAccagggcagagcccaggcGGCCCGAGAGGCCTTCTGTGCCCAGACAGCAACAGAGCAAGAGGGAGAAGCACAGAGGGGAGAGGCCAGCCCCCAGAGGCCAGGGCAGGCAGTCATGCAGTGGCTTGCAGGAACCGGCAGAGGAAGCCTGTCATCCGCTCCATGGCTCCAGGGGGGCCAGAGGCTTCAGCCAGAGACCAGAGCGGAGACTTGGTgggagacacagccaggagttTCCAAAGCCTCACAACagaagcagggctgctgctttggctgaaAGAAAGGAGTTGTGTCCTGAAGATCCCTCACCAGTAACTGAAGCAGCGGACTTGAAAGCAGAGCACCGTGATGTGGAGAGATGGTCCCcggaggagggggctgaggcccagggcagggagatggAAAACCTGGCATTCAACCGCAgtgagcacagagcagctcccagctggcagGGCCACCACAGGCCCTGGGACTGCGGGAGGTGGGAGAGGTCCAGAGTCCAGGAGCGTGGTTCCTACCC
- the RNF25 gene encoding E3 ubiquitin-protein ligase RNF25 isoform X1, which produces MAAAGEEEETTDWALPPEVEVLESIYLEELRVTRGHDRWEPWEISITLHPATAQDQDSQYVRFTLVLSVPPQYPDKAPEISIRNPRGLSDEQIQKISQTLISIAEARLGTEVLYELIEKGKEILTDNNIPHGQCVICLYGFQEREAFTKTKCYHYFHSHCLARYAQHMEEEILMQQEERDQHLVPSPKQEVGVQCPVCRETLVYDLCALKAAPPPQHPLEPYRPDAKTLQHQEELRLIFKKQQEKGGIIDPEAERNRYFISLQVPPAAVDPGQAATASEMPVSASAVNVPQLPSQASATEPAGVLETRAEPRRPERPSVPRQQQSKREKHRGERPAPRGQGRQSCSGLQEPAEEACHPLHGSRGARGFSQRPERRLGGRHSQEFPKPHNRSRAAALAERKELCPEDPSPVTEAADLKAEHRDVERWSPEEGAEAQGREMENLAFNRSEHRAAPSWQGHHRPWDCGRWERSRVQERGSYPRAPRGRGAFRPSGQREAHLLEKESGS; this is translated from the exons ATGGCGGCGGCcggtgaggaggaggagacgACGGACTG GGCGCTGCCGCCGGAGGTGGAGGTGCTGGAGTCCATCTACCTGGAGGAGCTGCGGGTGACGCGGGGCCACGACAG GTGGGAGCCCTGGGAGATCAGCATCACCCTGCACCCCGCCACGGCCCAGGACCAGGACTCCCAGTATGTCCGCTTCACTCTGGTGCTGTCTGTGCCCCCCCAG TATCCCGATAAAGCTCCAGAAATCTCAATCAGAAACCCGCGGGGGCTGTCAGATGAGCAAATTCAAAA GATCTCCCAGACTCTTATAAGCATTGCTGAAGCCAGGCTGGGAACAGAAGTGCTCTACGAACTGATCGAG aaggggaaggagatTCTCACTGACAATAACATTCCTCATGGCCAGTGTGTGATCTGCCTCTATGGATTCCAG GAAAGAGAAGCCTTCACCAAGACCAAGTGCTACCACTACTTCCACTCTCACTGCCTGGCCCGCTATGCCCAGCACATGGAGGAGGAGATCCTcatgcagcaggaggagagagacCAGCACCTGGTGCCATCCCCCAAACAG GAAGTCGGTGTGCAGTGCCCTGTCTGCCGGGAGACCCTGGTCTACGATCTCTGTGCTCTGAAGGCGGCACCACCCCCGCAGCACCCGCTG GAGCCATACAGGCCAGATGCCAAGACACTGCAGCACCAGGAGGAACTACGCTTAATTTtcaagaaacagcaagagaaagggGGCATCATTGACCCTGAAGCAGAGAGGAACCGTTACTTCATCAGCCTCCAGGTG cctccagctgctgttgatCCAGGCCAAGCAGCCACTGCCTCTGAAATGCCGGTGAGCGCAAGTGCTGTGAACGTGCCCCAGCTGCCCAGTCAAGCCTCAGCTACAGAGCCAGCCGGGGTGCTGGAGAccagggcagagcccaggcGGCCCGAGAGGCCTTCTGTGCCCAGACAGCAACAGAGCAAGAGGGAGAAGCACAGAGGGGAGAGGCCAGCCCCCAGAGGCCAGGGCAGGCAGTCATGCAGTGGCTTGCAGGAACCGGCAGAGGAAGCCTGTCATCCGCTCCATGGCTCCAGGGGGGCCAGAGGCTTCAGCCAGAGACCAGAGCGGAGACTTGGTgggagacacagccaggagttTCCAAAGCCTCACAACagaagcagggctgctgctttggctgaaAGAAAGGAGTTGTGTCCTGAAGATCCCTCACCAGTAACTGAAGCAGCGGACTTGAAAGCAGAGCACCGTGATGTGGAGAGATGGTCCCcggaggagggggctgaggcccagggcagggagatggAAAACCTGGCATTCAACCGCAgtgagcacagagcagctcccagctggcagGGCCACCACAGGCCCTGGGACTGCGGGAGGTGGGAGAGGTCCAGAGTCCAGGAGCGTGGTTCCTACCC
- the RNF25 gene encoding E3 ubiquitin-protein ligase RNF25 isoform X4: MSASLWCCLCPPRISQTLISIAEARLGTEVLYELIEKGKEILTDNNIPHGQCVICLYGFQEREAFTKTKCYHYFHSHCLARYAQHMEEEILMQQEERDQHLVPSPKQEVGVQCPVCRETLVYDLCALKAAPPPQHPLEPYRPDAKTLQHQEELRLIFKKQQEKGGIIDPEAERNRYFISLQVPPAAVDPGQAATASEMPVSASAVNVPQLPSQASATEPAGVLETRAEPRRPERPSVPRQQQSKREKHRGERPAPRGQGRQSCSGLQEPAEEACHPLHGSRGARGFSQRPERRLGGRHSQEFPKPHNRSRAAALAERKELCPEDPSPVTEAADLKAEHRDVERWSPEEGAEAQGREMENLAFNRSEHRAAPSWQGHHRPWDCGRWERSRVQERGSYPRAPRGRGAFRPSGQREAHLLEKESGS; encoded by the exons ATGTCCGCTTCACTCTGGTGCTGTCTGTGCCCCCCCAG GATCTCCCAGACTCTTATAAGCATTGCTGAAGCCAGGCTGGGAACAGAAGTGCTCTACGAACTGATCGAG aaggggaaggagatTCTCACTGACAATAACATTCCTCATGGCCAGTGTGTGATCTGCCTCTATGGATTCCAG GAAAGAGAAGCCTTCACCAAGACCAAGTGCTACCACTACTTCCACTCTCACTGCCTGGCCCGCTATGCCCAGCACATGGAGGAGGAGATCCTcatgcagcaggaggagagagacCAGCACCTGGTGCCATCCCCCAAACAG GAAGTCGGTGTGCAGTGCCCTGTCTGCCGGGAGACCCTGGTCTACGATCTCTGTGCTCTGAAGGCGGCACCACCCCCGCAGCACCCGCTG GAGCCATACAGGCCAGATGCCAAGACACTGCAGCACCAGGAGGAACTACGCTTAATTTtcaagaaacagcaagagaaagggGGCATCATTGACCCTGAAGCAGAGAGGAACCGTTACTTCATCAGCCTCCAGGTG cctccagctgctgttgatCCAGGCCAAGCAGCCACTGCCTCTGAAATGCCGGTGAGCGCAAGTGCTGTGAACGTGCCCCAGCTGCCCAGTCAAGCCTCAGCTACAGAGCCAGCCGGGGTGCTGGAGAccagggcagagcccaggcGGCCCGAGAGGCCTTCTGTGCCCAGACAGCAACAGAGCAAGAGGGAGAAGCACAGAGGGGAGAGGCCAGCCCCCAGAGGCCAGGGCAGGCAGTCATGCAGTGGCTTGCAGGAACCGGCAGAGGAAGCCTGTCATCCGCTCCATGGCTCCAGGGGGGCCAGAGGCTTCAGCCAGAGACCAGAGCGGAGACTTGGTgggagacacagccaggagttTCCAAAGCCTCACAACagaagcagggctgctgctttggctgaaAGAAAGGAGTTGTGTCCTGAAGATCCCTCACCAGTAACTGAAGCAGCGGACTTGAAAGCAGAGCACCGTGATGTGGAGAGATGGTCCCcggaggagggggctgaggcccagggcagggagatggAAAACCTGGCATTCAACCGCAgtgagcacagagcagctcccagctggcagGGCCACCACAGGCCCTGGGACTGCGGGAGGTGGGAGAGGTCCAGAGTCCAGGAGCGTGGTTCCTACCC
- the RNF25 gene encoding E3 ubiquitin-protein ligase RNF25 isoform X3: MAAAGEEEETTDWALPPEVEVLESIYLEELRVTRGHDRWEPWEISITLHPATAQDQDSQYVRFTLVLSVPPQYPDKAPEISIRNPRGLSDEQIQKISQTLISIAEARLGTEVLYELIEKGKEILTDNNIPHGQCVICLYGFQEREAFTKTKCYHYFHSHCLARYAQHMEEEILMQQEERDQHLVPSPKQEPYRPDAKTLQHQEELRLIFKKQQEKGGIIDPEAERNRYFISLQVPPAAVDPGQAATASEMPVSASAVNVPQLPSQASATEPAGVLETRAEPRRPERPSVPRQQQSKREKHRGERPAPRGQGRQSCSGLQEPAEEACHPLHGSRGARGFSQRPERRLGGRHSQEFPKPHNRSRAAALAERKELCPEDPSPVTEAADLKAEHRDVERWSPEEGAEAQGREMENLAFNRSEHRAAPSWQGHHRPWDCGRWERSRVQERGSYPRAPRGRGAFRPSGQREAHLLEKESGS, encoded by the exons ATGGCGGCGGCcggtgaggaggaggagacgACGGACTG GGCGCTGCCGCCGGAGGTGGAGGTGCTGGAGTCCATCTACCTGGAGGAGCTGCGGGTGACGCGGGGCCACGACAG GTGGGAGCCCTGGGAGATCAGCATCACCCTGCACCCCGCCACGGCCCAGGACCAGGACTCCCAGTATGTCCGCTTCACTCTGGTGCTGTCTGTGCCCCCCCAG TATCCCGATAAAGCTCCAGAAATCTCAATCAGAAACCCGCGGGGGCTGTCAGATGAGCAAATTCAAAA GATCTCCCAGACTCTTATAAGCATTGCTGAAGCCAGGCTGGGAACAGAAGTGCTCTACGAACTGATCGAG aaggggaaggagatTCTCACTGACAATAACATTCCTCATGGCCAGTGTGTGATCTGCCTCTATGGATTCCAG GAAAGAGAAGCCTTCACCAAGACCAAGTGCTACCACTACTTCCACTCTCACTGCCTGGCCCGCTATGCCCAGCACATGGAGGAGGAGATCCTcatgcagcaggaggagagagacCAGCACCTGGTGCCATCCCCCAAACAG GAGCCATACAGGCCAGATGCCAAGACACTGCAGCACCAGGAGGAACTACGCTTAATTTtcaagaaacagcaagagaaagggGGCATCATTGACCCTGAAGCAGAGAGGAACCGTTACTTCATCAGCCTCCAGGTG cctccagctgctgttgatCCAGGCCAAGCAGCCACTGCCTCTGAAATGCCGGTGAGCGCAAGTGCTGTGAACGTGCCCCAGCTGCCCAGTCAAGCCTCAGCTACAGAGCCAGCCGGGGTGCTGGAGAccagggcagagcccaggcGGCCCGAGAGGCCTTCTGTGCCCAGACAGCAACAGAGCAAGAGGGAGAAGCACAGAGGGGAGAGGCCAGCCCCCAGAGGCCAGGGCAGGCAGTCATGCAGTGGCTTGCAGGAACCGGCAGAGGAAGCCTGTCATCCGCTCCATGGCTCCAGGGGGGCCAGAGGCTTCAGCCAGAGACCAGAGCGGAGACTTGGTgggagacacagccaggagttTCCAAAGCCTCACAACagaagcagggctgctgctttggctgaaAGAAAGGAGTTGTGTCCTGAAGATCCCTCACCAGTAACTGAAGCAGCGGACTTGAAAGCAGAGCACCGTGATGTGGAGAGATGGTCCCcggaggagggggctgaggcccagggcagggagatggAAAACCTGGCATTCAACCGCAgtgagcacagagcagctcccagctggcagGGCCACCACAGGCCCTGGGACTGCGGGAGGTGGGAGAGGTCCAGAGTCCAGGAGCGTGGTTCCTACCC
- the STK36 gene encoding serine/threonine-protein kinase 36: MEKYHVLEVIGEGSFGRVYKGRRKHSAQVVALKFIPKVGRSEKEMKNLQREIEIMRGLYHPNIIQMLDSFETDKEVVVVTDYAEGELFQILEDDGSLPEDQVQTIAAQLVSALYYLHSHRILHRDMKPQNILLGKDGVVKLCDFGFARAMSIHTMVLTSIKGTPLYMSPELVEERPYDHTADLWSVGCILYELFVGTPPFYTSSIFQLVSIIVKDPIKWPAAISPDFKSFLQGLLMKDPCQRLSWPELLSHPFIAGRVTVIDDTEEHGISNPFTTKLSPELQALKEHQAHSMAPRSGQSRILRKARQKMVEDAQKKGQLKARDASTKVSSKGCSGHRPRAAPGKAALREGELPAASNKNPSVLQGKSSMAEWELEEPPPNPWEHNITQDYEREFPGVDAPLQPGAGRNETQGKHSIETVDLESEEPESDEEWQHLIEATEPSAMQLSTPLSLLKDPAFQHRVQARLADSTQQVLEGMLEGASRLRPVLRVMGNLLATQCDSELLGHFCRELNVPLSLLCLTKQILESGSIKQQPWGITVLTDLLMVTTVYFSCECSLEDSGQKDSLQVFQESAGCFLALLPELLAEPADSKMRLCQQSLLCFTLLCESLDATYPSVSAPFYASLREEDQPLLNRLLQGSTSEQPALQGAAMEAESAHDQSPSVADLFIAALAAACSIPLERNGCREAKQQVAQEVAGKLMERESQQLGRLLGRLEHPSCSLNVLKILYAGCHASLSLCQHLGRSQQLCSSLMQLLKGEVPMVEVAQGAACEASLYLLALLTLQLQASPPRPEEFVTLAMDLITQSPVVSLVGAAALFLTQLSQHGVALELGGEEILLVMTDVLAAPAELQFSPPMGAGLYDGLFFLLLKLLSQEDVATGQGFATTELWSVVWHCVAVVLRVGSNRAALEGDPPEAGHPAAEPDWNLLSPQGTLLFLSLALFVFTRESHRCLPQLTQSHGVLMVTLKRLLSPDFLACLAQTQAGDDGDPELVPAVVIQACQLLCFPFALDVDGDTLALVMEAVRDTQIPARLLQVCSRHLPFSYTELPMSLLCHLVVCDEQVIDQMVREAATSEHIIAFLTSALFSDSLTLTTDLLSLLTHVARACPEHLPFLQRILRGSDVASQPLTHLLGHEQHLIRAKTCNLLGNLLRHDHGFPQALQSQPDLLESLLGCLVDQEESVRKAASFAVGNAAYHESSPAGTLGRAVPRLTWLLSDTQTRTRCNAALALGNLGQRWAELGGLLIESRAPHVLLEVACQDPQESVREGALIALRALSQHPGTQQVLLSLGATEKLAALASGDPQPAGGGNPRPPSARHYEELLRLLVPLRSTDGSGPPDPGKPAAPRQR; this comes from the exons ATGGAGAAGTACCATGTCCTGGAAGTGATTGGGGAAGGCTCCTTCGGGCGCGTGTACAAGGGGCGCAGGAAACACAGCGCCCAG GTGGTGGCCTTGAAGTTCATCCCCAAGGTGGGGCGATCTGAGAAGGAGATGAAGAACCTGCAGCGGGAAATTGAGATCATGAGAGGCCTCTATCACCCCAACATCATCCAGATGCTTGACAGCTTCGAGACTGACAAGGAG gtAGTGGTGGTGACTGACTACGCAGAGGGGGAACTCTTCCAGATCCTGGAGGATGATGGGAGTTTGCCCGAGGACCAG GTCCAGACCATAGCTGCCCAACTGGTCTCTGCTCTCTATTACCTGCACTCACACCGCATCCTGCACCGTGACATGAAACCCCAGAACATCCTGCTGGGCAAAGACGGCGTGGTCAAGCTCTGTGACTTCGG CTTTGCCCGTGCCATGAGCATCCACACCATGGTGCTGACCTCTATCAAGGGCACCCCACTGTACATGTCCCctgagctggtggaggagcGGCCATACGACCACACGGCGGATCTGTGGTCTGTGGGCTGCATCCTGTATGAGCTGTTCGTGGGCACACCTCCCTTCTACAccagcagcatcttccagctCGTCAGTATTATCGTCAAGGACCCCATCAAATGGCCTGCGGCCATAAGCCCAGACTTCAAG AGCTTCCTGCAAGGACTACTAATGAAGGACCCCTGTCAGCGCCTGTCATGGCCAGAGCTGCTCTCTCACCCCTTCATTGCTGGACGGGTTACTG TGATTGATGACACAGAAGAGCATGGGATCTCAAACCCCTTTACCACCAAGCTGTCCCCAGAACTGCAGGCCCTGAAGGAGCATCAAGCCCATTCCATGGCCCCCAGGAGTGGTCAGTCCAGGATCCTGAGAAAGGCCCGGCAGAAGATGGTTGAGGACGCACAGAAAAAG GGGCAACTGAAGGCACGTGATGCATCTACAAAGGTCTCTAGCAAAGGATGCTCTGGGCATAGacccagagcagctcctgggaaaGCAGCCCTTAGGGAGGGGGAGCTGCCGGCTGCTTCCAACAAGAACCCCAGCGTCCTGCAAGGAAAGAGCAGCATGGCAGAATGGGAGTTGGAGGAGCCTCCTCCCAACCCATG GGAGCACAACATCACTCAAGACTATGAGAGGGAGTTTCCTGGAGTAGAtgcccctctgcagcctggtgctggcaggaaCGAGACCCAGGGCAAGCACAGCATTGAGACTGTGGACCTGGAGAGTGAG GAGCCGGAGAGCGATGAGGAGTGGCAGCACCTGATTGAGGCCACTGAGCCCTCGGCCATGCAGCTGAGCACACCACTGAGCCTCCTGAAGGACCCAGCTTTCCAGCATCGTGTCCAGGCCCGCCTGGCAGACTCTACTCAGCAG GTGCTGGAAGGGATGCTGGAGGGAGCCTCCCGTCTCCGTCCTGTGCTCCGTGTCATGGGCAACCTCCTGGCTACCCAATGTGACTCTGAGCTGCTGGGCCACTTCTGCAGAGAGCTGAATGTgcctctgtccctgctgtgtcTAACCAAGCAGATCCTGGAGAGTGGTAGCATCAAGCAG cagccctggggtaTCACAGTGCTGACAGACCTCCTAATGGTGACCACagtttatttcagctgtgaatGCAGCCTGGAGGATAGTGGGCAAAAGGACAG cctgcaggTCTTCCAGGAGAGTGCTGGCTGCTTCCTagccctgctgccagagctgctggctgagccAGCGGACAGCAAGATGAGGCTCTGCCAGCAAAGCCTCCTG TGCTTCACTCTGCTCTGTGAGAGCCTGGATGCAACATACCCCTCTGTCTCTGCCCCCTTCTATGCCAGCCTTCGAGAGGAGGATCAGCCACTGCTGAACAGACTGCTTCAGGGATCCACCTcagagcagcctgctctgcaaG GTGCAGCGATGGAGGCCGAGTCAGCCCATGACCAGAGCCCATCTGTGGCAGACCTCTTCATAGCTGCATTGGCTGCTGCTTGCAGCATCCCTCTGGAGAGGAATGGCTGTCgggaagccaagcagcag GTTGCTCAGGAGGTAGCTGGAAAGCTTATGGAGAGGGAGAGCCAGCAGCTTGGGAGACTGCTGGGGAGACTGGAGCACCCAAGCTGCTCCTTGAATGTGCTGAAG ATCCTCTATGCTGGCTGCCATGCCAGCCTGAGCCTGTGTCAGCACTTGGGAAGGAGCCAACAACTCTGCAGTTCCCTCATGCAGCTCTTGAAGGGCGAG GTCCCCATGGTGGAGGTGGCCCAGGGGGCAGCCTGTGAGGCCTCTCTGTACCTGCTGGCCTTGCTcaccctgcagctccaggcCTCCCCTCCCAG GCCTGAGGAGTTCGTTACCCTGGCTATGGATCTCATCACCCAATCTCCTGTTGTCTCTCTTGTG GGTGCTGCAGCATTATTCCTGACACAGCTCAGTCAGCATGGGGTAGCCTTGGAGCTCGGAGGAGAAGAGATCCTACTGGTGATGACAGAtgtgctggcagcacctgcTGAG CTGCAGTTCTCCCCACCAATGGGCGCTGGTCTGTACgatgggctttttttcctcctgctgaagCTCCTTTCCCAG GAGGATGTGGCCACGGGACAGGGCTTTGCCACCACAGAGCTGTGGAGTGTGGTGTGGCATTGTGTTGCTGTGGTGCTTCGTGTGGGCAGCAACAGGGCAGCACTGGAGGGAGACCCCCCAGAGGCAGGTCACCCCGCTGCGGAGCCAGACTGGAACCTCCTTTCCCCTCAAG GCACTCTGCTCTTCCTCAGCCTGGCCCTCTTTGTCTTCACTCGTGAGTCCCACCGGTGCCTGCCTCAACTCACCCAGTCCCACGGTGTTCTCATGGTGACACTGAAGAGGCTGCTGTCCCCTGATTTCCTGGCATGCCTGGCACAGAC GCAAGCAGGAGACGATGGGGACCCTGAGCTTGTCCCAGCTGTGGTAATCCAGGCCTGCCAGCTCCTCTGTTTCCCTTTTGCCCTGGATGTGGATGGAGACACCTTAGCATTGGTCATGGAGGCTGTGAGAGACACGCAGATCCCTGCCCGGCTGCTGCAG GTCTGCTCTCGCCATTTGCCCTTTTCATACACTGAGCTCCCCATGAGCCTTCTGTGCCACCTCGTTGTGTGTGATGAGCAAGTTATAGACCAAATGGTGAGGGAAGCTGCCACCTCAGAGCACATCATTGCCTTCTTGACATCTGCCTTGTTTTCAGACAGCCTCACACTCACAACTGACCTCCTGTCTCTCTTGACCCATGTGGCCCGGGCCTGTCCGGAGCACCTGCCCTTTCTCCAGAGGATCCTGAGGGGCTCAGATGTGGCCAGCCAACCACTGACCCACCTGCTTGGCCACGAGCAGCACCTGATACGGGCCAAAACCTGCAACCTACTGGGCAACCTGCTCCGACATGACCACGGCTttccccaggcactgcagagccAGCCTGACTTGCTGGAGAGCCTGCTGGGGTGCCTGGTGGACCAGGAGGAGAGCGTGCGCAAGGCAGCCAGCTTCGCAGTGGGCAACGCCGCCTACCATGAGTCCTCCCCGGCTGGGaccctgggcagggctgtgcccaggcTGACGTGGCTGTTGAGTGACACACAGACCAGGACACGCTGCAACGCGGCCCTGgccctgggcaacctgggccagcgctgggcagagctggggggccTGCTGATCGAGAGCCGGGCCCCCCATGTCCTGCTGGAGGTGGCCTGCCAGGACCCACAGGAGAGCGTGCGGGAGGGAGCCCTCATTGCGCTGCGGGCC